One region of Acomys russatus chromosome 8, mAcoRus1.1, whole genome shotgun sequence genomic DNA includes:
- the LOC127192981 gene encoding centrosomal protein of 97 kDa-like, translating to MKEGNCVTSGVSSGLQVRSLQAWQQTVEQRLISWHTDVPPISSTLVSPKPPLFPQCQDPSSDQNLDWFIAEDEVPQEKSVPEFPDSGFHSSLTQVHCLQDSLDFEKSFIESSESSMLGNSADTVKCAKEAMPEEHSDCSKESSSYEQDNTLLEQYLTSVQQLDDADERTDPDDVAGDTKCHGACSPERLDALSDSETQRASPALQDEISQTPEDCKLNEGVQGPQPEHDTAFQVLHVGVTV from the exons ATGAAGGAAGGCAACTGCGTGACTTCTGGGG TATCTTCTGGTTTACAGGTAAGATCTCtacaggcttggcagcagacagTGGAACAGCGTCTAATTTCCTGGCATACTGATGTCCCTCCTATATCAAGCACTCTGGTGTCACCTAAGCCACCGTTATTTCCACAATGTCAGGACCCGTCTTCTGATCAGAACTTGGATTGGTTCATCGCTGAGGATGAAGTTCCTCAAGAGAAATCTGTGCCAGAATTTCCAGACTCTGGCTTTCACTCTTCCCTGACACAAGTTCACTGTTTGCAGGATTCTTTGGACTTTGAGAAAAGTTTCATAGAAAGCAGCGAAAGCTCCATGTTGGGGAACTCCGCGGACACAGTGAAATGCGCCAAAGAGGCCATGCCTGAGGAGCACAGCGACTGTAGTAAGGAGAGCTCAAGCTATGAGCAGGATAACACCTTGCTGGAACAGTACTTAACCTCAGTCCAGCAACTAGATGATGCTGATGAGAGGACAGATCCAGACGATGTGGCCGGAGACACTAAGTGTCATGGAGCTTGTTCTCCAGAAAGGTTAGATGCCTTGTCCGACAGCGAGACTCAAAGagcatctcctgccttacaggatGAAATTAGCCAGACACCAGAGGACTGTAAGTTAAACGAAGGAGTCCAAGGGCCGCAGCCGGAACATGACACTGCATTTCAGGTGTTGCACGTGGGTGTCACCGTGTAG
- the Cep97 gene encoding centrosomal protein of 97 kDa, translating to MLGENAATVKHSALEHHDSSSHGQVIRLSFSCDAAITITLISFLASLSELEQLSIMNNPCVMATPSIPGFDYRPYIVSWCLNLRVLDGYVISQKESLKAEWLYSQGKGRAYRPGQHIQLVQYLATVCPLISALGLQTAEDAKLEKILSKQRFHQRQLMNQSQNEELSPLAPVETRAPLPPECSSPGQEVQESVLILLEPVLQINSWVGISSNDEQLYAVKNNFPASAHTTRYSRNDLHLEDIQTDEDKLNCSLLSSESTFMPVASGLSPVSPTVELRLQGIALDLDDDDDVADESMKGLESQDSAKDKEKSLWDTKESSVSRLKSKISTEVNEKAGLLLHPESVINDAVLAEDRHALTSFPESVGHSVSHTGPHSEEAKSPTTSEKFSCRIFTQTPVALGQDKVTLQKLNAAATKLQACWRGFYTRNYNPQAKGVRYEIRLRRMQEHIVCLADEVRRLRKERDEERVKNCVQEEAVRFLWNECWILTGSPPSYPAIALCRGDPAALQQDWPFHESQQFTDDGDFGVDQLEALDLGLGGS from the exons ATGTTGGGGGAAAATGCTGCCACGGTGAAACACTCGGCCCTAGAGCATCACGATTCTTCTTCACATGGGCAGGTTATCAGGCTGAGCTTCAGTTGTGATGCTGCAATTACCATCACGCTG ATCTCGTTTCTGGCCTCTCTAAGTGAATTGGAGCAGTTGTCAATTATGAACAATCCTTGTGTGATGGCCACCCCGTCCATTCCCGGGTTTGACTATCGGCCATACATCGTTAGCTGGTGTTTGAATCTCAGAGTCCTGGATGGATACGTGATTTCTCAGAAGGAAAG TCTGAAGGCTGAATGGCTCTATAGTCAAGGCAAGGGACGAGCGTATCGGCCTGGCCAGCACATCCAGCTTGTCCAGTACCTGGCTACAGTCTGTCCTCTTATTTCTGCGCTGGGCCTTCAAACTGCAGAGGATGCCAAACTGGAGAAGATTCTGAGCAAACAGAG GTTTCACCAGAGGCAGTTGATGAACCAAAGCCAAAACGAAGAGCTTTCTCCTCTTGCTCCTGTTGAAACCAGGGCGCCCCTTCCACCTGAGTGTTCCAGCCCTGGTCAAGAGGTGCAGGAAAGTG TCTTGATTCTTCTAGAACCTGTCCTCCAAATCAATTCTTGGGTTGGGATAAGCAGTAATGATGAGCAGTTATATGCTGTCAAGAATAACTTCCCAGCCTCTGCACACACGACACGATATTCTCGGAATGACCTTCACCTGGAAGATATACAGACCGATGAGGACAAGCTCAACTGTAGCCTGCTCTCTTCAGAGTCCACGTTTATGCCGGTTGCGTCAGGACTGTCTCCAGTATCACCCACTGTGGAGCTGAGGCTACAAGGCATTGCCTTGGacctagatgatgatgatgatgttgcaGATGAATCCATGAAAGGGCTGGAAAGCCAGGACTCGGCTAAGGACAAGGAAAAGTCTTTATGGGATACAAAAGAGAGTTCTGTTTCAAGGCTGAAAAGTAAGATCAGTACGGAAGTAAATGAGAAAGCTGGGCTGTTACTCCATCCCGAGTCAGTGATCAACGATGCTGTCTTGGCGGAGGATAGGCATGCTCTTACATCCTTTCCTGAGTCAGTTGGacacagtgtgtcccacacagGACCACATAGTGAAGAAGCCAAGTCTCCTACCACTTCAGAGAAATTTTCCTGCAGGATTTTTACCCAGACACCTGTTGCTTTGGGACAAGATAAAGTCACCCTCCAGAAACTGAATGCAGCTGCCACTAAGCTTCAGGCCTGTTGGCGGGGCTTTTATACCAGGAACTACAATCCGCAAGCCAAAGGGGTACGTTATGAAATCCGGCTACGCAGAATGCAGGAGCACATTGTCTGCCTAGCAGATGAAGTAAGGAG attaagaaaagaaagggatgAAGAACGTGTGAAAAATTGTGTGCAGGAAGAAGCTGTCAGATTCCTCTGGAACGAG tgttggatcctcactgggagtCCTCCCAGTTATCCAGCTATTGCTCTGTGccgtggagatcctgcagctttgcagcaggactggccctttcatgagTCTCAACAGTTCACAGATGACGGAGATTTTGGGGTGGACCAACttgaagccctggatctgggcctgggtggtagctga